The Terriglobus roseus region AGGTTGTCGAACTGACCTAACCGGCCGTAGTCCGCATAGTATTCCGGCCCAATGCTGACGGCACGATTTACGTCATAGCTGACTTTGACGCCGGGCGCAAAACCCAATCCCTGCCCAACATCCGGACCATGCCAGGTGCGTTCCAGCGCTGGATTTAAGGCGAAATACCATCGGCCCACCGACTTATCGAGAATCGGACGGATCTCCCACGTCCACGTATCCGGTGAGTAGACCGCGCGTTGATAACCAACCTCTGTGGATAGGCTGACACCAATCGGCCAATGCCAGCTATCCGGCACGCGGACGCGTGGACGAATATGATCGCCCACCCACTGAAGGCCATGCCCATCCTGCTCGCTGGTGAAGATGTAAAAGCCCACCTCTGACCAGTCGTTCAGTCCCTGCGTGATCTCAATGGTTTCGTGTTGCTGATGATTGGTGGGGTAGACGCCCTGCAACGTGTAACGCTGGCCCTTCGCGGTGAAGTTCGAATGGAGCTCCACCATGGTGTTGCCACGAGGCACCGTGTCCGAGCCATAGACCTGAATCTCGTAATTGCCCTGCGCCATGACACTGCGTGAGGCACACAGGCCTGCCGTGGCTATCGCCGTCAGCAACCAGCCCCGCGCGTTCGTCCATCGCTGTGCCGTTTTCTCAGGCATAGCGGAACACCATCATGAAGCCTAGATCCATGTGGTTTTGCTGGTGGCAGTGCAACAGCGAAAGGCCCGGATTGGACGCGGTAAACTCCACCGCCGTCTCCGCGCCAGCAGGCACCAGCACCGTGTCTTTCATGACACCGCGGGTCCGCCTTCCGCCAGCCAGTTCTCGCAGTTCAAACGTGTGACGATGCAGATGCATCGGGTGGTCGTCCATGCTCTTGTTTTGAAAACGCAGACGATAGCGACGACCCTGCACCAGCACTGGCATATCGGTATCGGGATAGGACTTGCCGTTGATCATCCAACGTTCCTGCGAGCCGTGCCCCTTGAAACGGCTCTCCAGCACAAGCGGAATCTCTTCTACTTCCGAAGCGGCCACTGCATCTGCGTCGGCGGTTCCGAACTGCGCATAATCCCAGGCCAACGACGAAGACTGTAACCACGCCGGCTTCTTCGTGCTTCCGGCATACTCAATCACCGTGCCCATGCCAGCCGCTTGAATGTGTTTGCGGACCTCGCCCAGCACCCACACGCCCGGATGATCCATCTCAACCCACGCGGACACGCGCTCTGCTGGCGCAAGGCGAAGCATCGTAGCCGTAGAAGGCGTAGCGACTGGATTGCCATCCAGTGCAATGACATGAAAGGTATGCCCCGCCAGCCCGATCCAGTGCACCTCAGTCGGCGAAGAATTCAGGATGTGGAACAGAACACGTTGCCCCTGCTTTACGCGAATGGGTTCGCCATAGCCGAGCATGCGGCCGTTCACCGTGCTGATGTCATACGTGGGATTCATGGAGCCGTCGTCGCCGCCGGTCAGATATCCGTTCCAGTCGTGCAGCGCCAGAAAATGTTCCGCGTCATAGTTGCCCGGCTCATTTGCCGATTCCACGTACAGAAATCCGTGCTGGCCGCTGTACTGCGCCTTCCGCAAATCGTTCCCGGCAAAGGTATGCGTGTGATACCAGCGGAAACCTGCCGGTTGGGGCGTCATCTGGAATTGCACCGTGGCGCCCGGCGCCACCATGGGCGTTCCCTCTTCCATTGCGCCGTCAATCGCAGAGGGAAGGTGCAGACCATGCCAGTGCACAATCTCCTCCGACTTGGTGCGATTCACCACTCGGATAGTGCTGGCGCGCCCTTCACGCAAGCGCAGCAAGGGCCCAGGAACCTGGCCGTACCCAACAGTGCGGATAAGGTGCTTCGGCGAAGCTTCCACGGTGCAGGCATCAATGGTGACGATGTGGTCCGGAGTCTCTTGCGCACGGGAATCCAGCAAACCCACACAGGCAGCCGCGCCTGTGGCCATCATGAAGTCACGCCGATTCCATGTGCGGGGTTGCATCGAAAAGCTCCTTCGGAGGAGGACAGCGTTTGAGGGAGCTGTTCTGCTATCTCTCGCTACGCTAACCCGCACCCCATCGGACACTTCCAGTCCGAGAAGCCCTGTTTTCGCCAATTTCCCTGTTTTAGGCCTCAAGATGAACAAGATGTCATGCATCTCGCCAATCCAGAGCGCCACGGCTTGCCCATCGCCGGAGGAATCCTTAGTCTGGAAGCAGCACCCGCTGCGAGAGGACCCTGCTGATGTACGAGGATTTCACCGTCGAAGATAAGTGGACCGAAGAAAAGCTGCACTGCGTCTGGAAGGGCACGGTTGTCGCCATTGCCACGCGCCACGCGGACGCCACGGACATTCGCTTTGACGTGAGCGGCCGCCCGGTTTGGATTGCCATGCCCAACGTGGCCTGGGTGCAGATGAAGCGCGCCACCGGTTTCGTTATCACCGACTATGCCGCCGCGCAGGCCGCAGGCAAGTATCTGAAGACCATCATCCAGAACGGCTACGACAATGGTCGCGAGATGTACACCATGACCATCGATGAAGTGCTGGCAAACGTGAAGGCCGTGGTGGACGAAGCCGGATCGACTGGCAACCTGCCCGCGCTTCCCGTGATTAATGACAACGTGGCACCGGAAAACTACTTTGGCCATCTGCCGGCTGAAGGCGGCACGCTGTAAGTTAGCTTTTGAATTTCAGTGGTTACGAAAGGAGCGCCCTGGGCGCTCCTTCACTGTTTGCTATGAACAACATCTGAGGCCGCGTGGCGGGTTGCATGAAGGCGTATGCTGGTGGCGCGTCCCCGGAGCCCTCGCAATGAATCGTCGTCACTTCGCCTTTGGCCTGCCTGCTACCGCCTTTGCCTTACGCTCCTTTGCCATCCAGCCGACACTGTCGCTCCATCGCAAAACAGCCTTCATCGGCACCACGGGCAAGGAGGCGCAGGGCATCTTCCAGACCTCGTTCGATGCGAAGACCGGCACCTTCGCGCCGCCGGATATGGCAGCCAAACTTCCTGGCAACGACTCCATGACGTTGAATCCGCACCAGCGCAATCGTCTTTACACCACCGCCATAGTGGAAGGGATTGCAGCGGTACAGGGCTTCGAGATTACTGGCAATGCAGAACAGCCGTTGCGGCCCATCAATCAGCAGACCGCCAAGGGCAGCATCCCAAACTTTATTTCCATTGACCCCAGCGGACGCGTGGCCATGGTGGCCGATTGGGGTAGCGGCGACGTGAGCACCTACCGCGTTGATCACAACGGCGAGCTATCACCTTATGTCGAACACATCGAATACGGCGCAGACCACCACGGCCCACAACCCGCGCAACCGCACAGCCGTTGCCACTCCATTCTGACCGCGCCAGGTGGCCGCTTTGTGCTCGTGAACGACTTCGGCTGCGACCGCATTTACGTCTATGCATTCAACGCAGAGACGGCAAAGCTCACACCGCATGACCCACCGTTCTACACAGCGGCGCCCGGTTCTGCACCACGGCATCTTGTGTTTCACCCCAACGGCAAGTGGATCTACTGCAATAACGAACTCACGAATACCGTCGATCTGTTGGACTGGGATGCGAAGCGCGGCACGCTGAAACTTCGTGAAAGCGTGAGCACGCTTCCGGTAGACGCTCCGCCAAAGTGCCGCACGGCGGACATGGCGCTTTCAGCAGACAACCGTTTTCTTTATTGCAGCGTGCGCACGCTCGAAAGCTTCGTCACTTACGCTGTGCAGCCCGACGGAACGCTGCGGCGCATCCAGTTCCTGGCATCGCAGGGAG contains the following coding sequences:
- a CDS encoding multicopper oxidase family protein codes for the protein MQPRTWNRRDFMMATGAAACVGLLDSRAQETPDHIVTIDACTVEASPKHLIRTVGYGQVPGPLLRLREGRASTIRVVNRTKSEEIVHWHGLHLPSAIDGAMEEGTPMVAPGATVQFQMTPQPAGFRWYHTHTFAGNDLRKAQYSGQHGFLYVESANEPGNYDAEHFLALHDWNGYLTGGDDGSMNPTYDISTVNGRMLGYGEPIRVKQGQRVLFHILNSSPTEVHWIGLAGHTFHVIALDGNPVATPSTATMLRLAPAERVSAWVEMDHPGVWVLGEVRKHIQAAGMGTVIEYAGSTKKPAWLQSSSLAWDYAQFGTADADAVAASEVEEIPLVLESRFKGHGSQERWMINGKSYPDTDMPVLVQGRRYRLRFQNKSMDDHPMHLHRHTFELRELAGGRRTRGVMKDTVLVPAGAETAVEFTASNPGLSLLHCHQQNHMDLGFMMVFRYA
- a CDS encoding lactonase family protein, which encodes MNRRHFAFGLPATAFALRSFAIQPTLSLHRKTAFIGTTGKEAQGIFQTSFDAKTGTFAPPDMAAKLPGNDSMTLNPHQRNRLYTTAIVEGIAAVQGFEITGNAEQPLRPINQQTAKGSIPNFISIDPSGRVAMVADWGSGDVSTYRVDHNGELSPYVEHIEYGADHHGPQPAQPHSRCHSILTAPGGRFVLVNDFGCDRIYVYAFNAETAKLTPHDPPFYTAAPGSAPRHLVFHPNGKWIYCNNELTNTVDLLDWDAKRGTLKLRESVSTLPVDAPPKCRTADMALSADNRFLYCSVRTLESFVTYAVQPDGTLRRIQFLASQGVENRCITLDATGHWLIAANQRSNDVSVLPRNPKTGLLSAQVSSIKLPGACFVLWA